Part of the uncultured Anaeromusa sp. genome is shown below.
TGCACTCGGCCTGCAACCGCTTGGCTTACAATTCTCTAGGAAACGAAGTGCTGCTTTTACGCAGATTCCCGACGCCAGCACTTGAAACTAGGGATCCCGAGGCACAAAGCAATATGGCCATAGAAAGTACCAAGGTATTTCTTTAAGGTTACTATTTTTTCTGGATCTTGCGGCCCGCCTATGCGGGCTTTTATTTTTTGCCTACTTTTATGTCGGTTTATTTCTGATTTTTGTCGTTTTGTAGTATGTTCGTGTTGACTTCAGAAAGTTCTGTCGTAAAATAAAATAAAGAGCTTCTTGAAGTTGTTTATTTTTACCTATTTGTCGAAAAGCGGAACGCGCGCCGCTTTTCCTAGGAAACCACAGAGAATGGAGATATGTGGCTATGATGAACGACATGGAACGCTTGCACAATCTGAAGTACTTTGCCTTAGATATGGACGGTACTATTTACTTAGGGCAAAAGCTGCTGCCAGGAGCCTTGGACTTTTTGCAGTACCTCAAGGACAGCGGACGCAAGCATTTATTTTTGACCAATAATTCTTCCAAACACAAGCACAGCTATGTAGAAAAGCTGCAAAAGCTGGGCATTAACGCAACCGACAAAGAAGTCATGACCTCCGGCGAGGCGACCGCGCTCTACTTGCAGGCTCACAACATGAAACAAGTCTATCTTTTGGGAACGCCCGACTTGGAGGATGAGTTTCGGCAGCATGGTTTGACGCTGACTTGCGACAAGCCGGCCTGCGTCGTCCTCGGTTTTGACCAGACCCTAACCTATGCCAAGCTTACTGAAGCCTGCCATTTGCTGCGGGAAGGCGTCCCTTTTATCGCCACTCATCCGGACATCAACTGTCCTACCAATGAACGTTCCGGCTATCTGCCTGACACAGGCGCTATGCTCAAGCTCATTGAAGCGTCTACCGGCGTAACGCCGCAGTTGATTATTGGCAAGCCTCATCAGGAAATCATTAATGTCCTCATGTCTACACTGCATTGCACTAAAGAGGAAACCGCCATGGTTGGCGACCGTCTTTATACAGATATTCAGCTGGCTGCCAACAGCGGCGTCTGCGGCGTCTTAGTCCTCAGCGGAGAATCCACCCGCAGCGATGTGGCTACAAGCAGCGCCAAACCGACCTTTATCTTTGAAAACGTCGGCGAACTGGCCAACGCCTTGCGTACGGCCGACGCCGCTCTAGGTAGAACACCCGTGCTAGCTTAAGGAAAAGCCGAGATAGGCACGAAACACAGTCCTATTCAATCATTCTCTCTGTTCCCTCTGGCTTTTCCTCTGTTCCTCTGCGTAAACGACTCTTCCCACGTACAAACAGACGCCGCTGTGGTGTGCTCCCCGTCAATAGGACAATTAAAAACATAAAGATTTTCTTTACAGCTCATCCAGTTGGATGGGCTGTTTTCCCTATGCAGCCTTGTAATGTTCGTGGTATTCACAAGGTGTCATAACACCCAGTTTTCGTTGTAACCGGTCAAAGTTGTAGTAGTGAATATAGCTACGGATTGCATGTATCAATTCGGTTCTGCTGGTGAATTTCCGGCCATAGTACATCTCGCGCTTTAGTATTCCCCAGAAGCCCTCCATGGGCCCATTGTCAATGCAGTGGGCTACGCGAGACATGCTTTGAGTCATTTCTTGTTTGACGAGTCTATTGCGAAAGCCGAGGCTCGTATACTGAAATCCGCGATCGCTGTGAAACAGTGGATGTGCGGTTGGTTCTGCTTTTATTGCTGTATCGAACGTATCAAACGCCAGCCGGTTATCATTATGGTCGCGCACTACAAACGACACAATTCTGCGATCATAGAGATCCAATATGGCACTCAGATAAAGCTTGCGCATGACTGGACCTTCAAAATATTTAAACTCACTTACATCAGTCAACCATTTTTCATTAGGACAATCTGCATGGAACTTGCGGTTCAGAATATTGTCTGCTATATAAGCCGGATTCGATGCACGACGAGTGCAACAGTTATGCGGGTTCTTTATTGTAGACTGGATATGGAGTTTCCGAGTAATCCGCAGGATGCGTTTGTCGTTTACTTGTTCCTTGTATTTGCGACTTAGATCGTCTCGAATCCGGCGGTACCCTTTATCCGGATGCTGCGCATGGATTTCTATCACTTCTTTGGCTAGCCGTTCGTTTTCTTGTTCACGCAAGCTTTTACCATCATTGCGCCAATGGTAGTAGGCCGACCGGCTGACATGCAGGATTTTACACAATATCTCAACTGGGTAATGCTTTTGATTATCTTCAGCTAAAGCTTTTACCGCTTCGTATTCTCGTTCTTGCCGCGTAAAGCCAAGACATCCCTTCTTTCCAGTTCCTGCAGTTTTTTTAGCACATCAACCTCCATCTGCAGCCTCCAGTTCTTGTGTTTCAACTGGGCAACTTCAGCCTCTAGTTCTTCTTGCGGGGTACGGCCAGGCAAGGTTCCAACCCGATGCCCACGCCGATCTTCCAGACCCATTTTTCCCATTTCTAGATATTTTTTTGTCCATTGGTATACCTGTTGGTATGATACCTGGTATTTTAGGGCTGTTTCGCCATAATTCATATCATGAGCAAGACAGTATTCAACGATTTCTACACGATTAGTCTGCGTCGTTTTTCTAGCTTTCGACATGATTCGACTTCCTCCTGACCGGAGCTTGAACTCCTCATGTCCATTATACTGCTTTAGCCAGCGACTCAATTGGCAATCTGAGTGAATCTGATATTTCTTGCAAATATCTAATAGAGAATCGTTGCCTTGCAGATAATCAGTCACAGCTGCCAGTTTCAGTTTAGGCGGATATACTCGATTGTGTTTCTGTGGTTCTAAGCCGGATTTACCTTCTGACTGGTACTGAAAAATCCATCTTCTTACTATTTTCCCGTCAACTTCTAGGGCTTTTGCTATGTCAGCTATGCTTATGCTTTCTGCCAAATACTTCTTGCAAGCCTCTACCTTCAAAGTGGTCGATACCTTTTCTTTTTGTGGCATAAAATTACCCCCTAGATAGGACAATGTATTTTTTCATTGTCCTATCTAGGGGGAGCATATCACTGTCTTTAAGACGGGCGTCTTTTACTTTTTCCGGCAGGAGCCTTGCTCTCCGCAGCGAAATAGGACTTAACGGACGTATCAGTCTACCTTGGAAGGAGTCGAACGTGTAATGAATGATCGTTTTTCCTGCAAGACCGTTTTTCTCGCTCTTGCCCTTTCTTTTTGGCTGCCCTCTTTGGTCTGGGCGGCGCCGGTCAAAAATGTCATTGTCTTGATGACGGACGGCACAGGAACAACCCACACTACCCTCACCCGCTGGTACCTGGGCGGCCAGCTTCTGCCGCAGGATCCGTATGTAGTCGGAGCCGTGCGCACCTATGGAGCCGATTCGATTATTACTGATTCCGCCCCGGCCGCCAGCGCCTTTGCCACCGGCCATAAGACCGATGACAAATTTATCAGCGTCCTGCCTCCCAAGAGCACCATCCCCGGCGTAGAAGCGACGCCGCTAGCCCGGCAGTATAAACCAGTAGCCACTGTTTTGGAAGGCGCCAAGCTGCAAGGCAAAGCCGTCGGCCTTGTAGCCACCTCCAACATCCAGCACGCCAGTCCGGCCGCCTTTTCAGCGCACTGGCCGGATCGCAGCAACTATGAAGAAATCGGCAAACAGCAAGTTTATTTAGATATTGACGTTGTCCTTTCCGGCGGCAGCCAGTATTTGCTGCCCCAAAACGCCGGCGGCAGCCGCAAAGACGGCGCTAATTTATACAACGTGCTGAAACAGCGCGGCTACGCCATTGCTGCCACCGGCAAAGAAATGCAAGCTGCCAAAAGCCCTCGCCTTTGGGGTCTTTTTGCCTCGAATGATTTAGACTACGACATGGACCGCACGACCTTGCATCCGGAACAGCCTTCCTTAGCGGAAATGACCGCCAAAGCCATTGAAACGCTGTCCCAAAACCCGAAAGGCTTTTTTCTTTTTGTAGAAGCCAGCAAAGTAGACTGGGCCTCGCATGCCAATGATCCCATCGGCGTCATCAGCGACTCCGTCGCCTATGCCAACGCGATCCGCACGGCACTGGACTTTGCCAAAAAAGACGGCCAGACCCTGGTTCTCTGCTTTGCCGACCACAGCAACGGCGGCCTGGCTATCGGCAGCAAGAAAAGCGACAAAACCTATGATCACATGCCCTATGAAAATCTCGTCGCCCCGTTGCGCCGCGCTACGCTGACCGCCGAAGGAGTCGCAACGCTGCTTAACGGTGATCGTTCCGCCGCCTCCTTGCGCGAATACATTCAACGCTACTACGGCGTGGATGATTTGAGCGACGAAGAAATTACCCGCCTGCAACAGGCCCCTGGCATCCGTTTCAATACGGTGCTAGGACACCTTCTCAGCGAACGCTCCATCCTGGCCTGGACTACAACCGGCCATACCGGCGAGGATGTCATGCTCTACGCCTACGGCCCCAACAAGCCCAGCGGCCTTATCGAAAACACCCGCCTGGCCACGTTATGCGCCGAAAGCATGGGCTTCAACCTGGATGAAGTCGATCAGCGCCTCTATGTAGAAGCCACGTCTCTCTTTGCCCCCTTAGGCGCTTCGATTTCTCTAGAAACCAACGAACTGGCCGATCCCACTTTGGTCGTCCGCCGCGGCGCCAAGGAAGCCAGACTGCCCTGCAGCACCGACTTGCTGCTTTACGGCGACAAAACCTACCAGCTTGACGGCATCACCGTCTATGCGCCCAACACCGGCCGCACCTATGTCAGCCGCCAGGCTGCGGAAATTCTCACGAAGCAAGGGTTTTAAAATTCAACAGGAGTCGAGGGAGTAAATGGAGGGCTACGTAAGAGATTGAACATGAGAACCGGAGAACCAGAGGGGCCGTATGAGGATTACGGTATATGAATTAACAGAAGCACAAAAAACAATCATTATACTGCTCCAGCGCACCCTCACTCTACTCCCTATACTCCTGTTCCATCATCGTGCTACTCCTGCGTACCCTCCGATTCTCATCGCGACTCTTGTTCGATCCTCTATCTTCTCCCACTCAAAAAGACGCTGCTGTCTTCCAAGACGCAGGCGTCTTTTGTCTTTTCAGGCAGGATGCCTGCCTCCTGTGTCGAACTAAAGAATAAAGAAAATAAAAAGGAGGCCCGCGCCATGACCGACCAACTCCAACTTACGGCAGACGTTTGCCAACTTCACAATATGGTACATACTGCATTGCGCGACGCCTTGACTGCGCTGCTTACCCTTGATACCACTCTCGCCCAAGAGGTTCGGGAAAAAGAAAAAGAAATTGACCGCACCTCGATTCGTCTCGACGAAGCCTGCATCGCTTGGCTGAACGAGCACCCCTCGCCGTCTGAAGTGTCTCGCGCCGTCGCCAGCGTCAAAATCATCGCCGAGCTGGAACGCTTGGGCGACTATGCCAACAACATCGCTAAAATGGTGCGTCGGCGCTTTTGCTGCTACGATATGACTCCGTTTGAAAAGGTGCTGACCTTAATTCGTTCTATGATGGAGCACGCCCTGTCCATGCTCCAAGACATCATGCAAGCCTACGGGCAAGCGGATGCCGAACTTCTTTTAGTTTCCGCCCTGCACGAAAAAGACAATATTGTCGACCAGCTGTGTCGCGACATCTACAAGGAAATCATTATGGCCGCCATGGTCCATCCCTGGACACTGGAAGCAGCCATCGATCTGCAAATCGTCGTTCGCTTCATCGAACGCGTAGCCGACCGCACTACCAATATTGCCGAATGGCTCCACTACGCCGCTTGCGGTCAGCGCTTTCAAAAGGAGGCTTCCGGCTCGTGATTATTGACGACTTAACCGCCACGCTGCGCTTAGTCCTCTCGCTGGTTCTAGCGGGTGTCATCGGCTACGAGCGCAGCTACTTCCAGAAAGCAGCCGGTCTGCGTACGCACATTCTTGTGGCGCTGGGCTCTTGCTTGATTATGATTTTATCTATGAATCTTTACGGCGGCGTCGAAGGCAAAACCAATGCCGACCCCGCTCGCCTAGCCGCGCAAGTAGTCAGCGGCATCGGCTTTCTCGGCGCCGGTACCATCATGAAGGAAGGCGCTACCATCAAAGGCCTGACAACCGCCGCAAGCCTCTGGGTGGTAGCCTGTGTCGGCCTGGCGGTAGGCAGCGGCTACTACTTGGGGGCCATTGTCACTACCGTCCTATCCGTAGTGACCTTGACTTGGCTGTACCGCGTTGAATCGCATCGCGCCATAGGACCGAGCGAGGCCGTATTAGTCATTCATTCTCTGGATAAGCCAGGGCAAATCGGCAAAGTGGCTTCCTGTCTCAGCAGCGCCGGCTTGACTGTCACAGATATGCGCCTAGAAAAAGGAGAAAAAGGCCATACCACTTTTTTTGTCGCCATCAAATCGCCGGATCCATCCGTCACCAAGACCGCTCTTAAAGATTTAAGCCAGCTCGAAGGCATTACTGAAGCGCAGCTAGCTGAGTAAAGGAACCGCTGTTGTACTCACATCTCACGCCAAAACAGTTCTTTTTCCGCTGGACGTTGTCAGAAAGCCTCGGAAGATCGCCGCTATTCCTGCGTTTTCTTTCTCGTCCGCCAAAAAAACTCCTTGTTTTGGCCGAGCGTTCATTACAGCATCGATTTCTCAAAAATTTGGTTTTTCCTCATTACGGGCCCTCACTCTACTCCCTATACTCCTGTTAAAAATATCGTACCCCGAAACCCTCCTACGTACCCTCCCGTGACTCATCGCGACTCCTGTTCAAAACCTCGTTCTCATTCCCCGTATCTCTAGCAGAGAAAGGCGTGAGGCAGCATGTCCAAGGACGAAATTGGCCAATTGGCGGAAGCCCACCAAGTCATGTTGTCCGGTATTACCAGCGTCATCAGCCGCCTGCAGCAAGTCAACCAAAACCTAAAGCTTAGCGAAGAGCGCTGGCAATTGGCGCTGGAGGGCAGCAGCGACGGCCTGTGGGACTGGGACATCCCCACAGGTCTTGTTTTTCTGTCCTGTCGGGCGCAGCATCTGCTGGGATTGGAACAGACGGACAAGCTTCTCCCCCTGCGTCATTGCCTGCAGCAGGTCATGCCTGAGGACCGCAAACAGCTTTCCTTATTGATTCGCCGGCATCTCAAGGGAAAATATCCTTTGCTGCGGGCTGAATTTCGTGTTGCTACCGCCGAAGGCCCCTCTTGGCGTCTTCTCAAAGGAGACAGCTTGCGCACAGAAGATGGCTGCCGCCCTTTGCGCATGGTCGGCTCGCTGTCTAATATCCAGTACCGCAAAAACGCCGAGCGGCAGCTGCGCGAAGCCAATGAACAATTAGAAAGCAAAGTCCAGGAGCGCACGCAGGCGCTGGCGCAAAGCAACCAACAACTCACGCAAACGCTGGAACAGCTGCGCAGCGCCCAAGAACATGTACTGCAGGCGGAAAAGCAGGCCGCTTTAGGCATTTTGGTCAGCGGCATCGCCCACGAGCTCAACACTCCCCTGGGCATCAGCATTACCGCGTCGTCCCATGCCCAGCAAGTACTGCAGGAAACGCAGGAATTTCTGAATGCGCCCGCCGTCAGCCGCCAACAGTTGCAGGGCCACATGGAATTGTTGGCGCAAAGTCTGCAGCTTTTGGAAGACAATCTGGGACGCAGCGCCGATTTAGTACGCCGGTTTCGCACGGTGGATGTAGAAAACAGCAGCGCTTCTCAGTGGTTTGATGTCAAGCAATACCTCTACGCCATCGCCCACAGCCTGGAAAACGAATTGAACTACACGCCGCATCACCTGTCTATCTCCTGCCCGGATCACGTGCAGCTCTTCGGCCCCCCCACCGCCTTTTCCCAGATTATCACCAACCTGATCCGCAACTCCTTGCAGCATGCTTTTCCAAATAAACAGACAGGCGAGCTAACCCTAGAAGTCCGCCCCGCTGAAACATCGCTGGAACTCATCTACAGCGACAACGGCGTCGGCATGACCCCGGAGGTGCTGGCTAAAATTTTCGATCCTTTCTTCACCACGAAACGCGGCCAAGGAGGCACCGGCTTAGGCCTGTATATCTTATATTCTTTAACAACCAAAAGCTTTCGCGGCAGTGTTACCTGCCAAAGTGAACCAGGGCAAGGCGCGCGCTTTCTTTTCTCCTTCCCCTTAAAAGAAGAAGCAGCGCCAGTGACGCCGCTGCAAGGAGGAAGCTAACATGGGCATTCGCATCAAGCTAACCCTCCTATTTTCGCTGCTTCTTACAACCAGTTTGGTGTTGGCCAGTTTGGTGGAATATCAGTTTGCCCGCCAACAATTGCTGCTGCACCTGCAAAAGGAAAGCAACGCCATTACCCAAGCAGAAGTAGCTCGCCTTGATTTCTGGCTGCAGCGCAAAGCGATTTCCTTGGAACAAACCGCCAGTTTGCTGCCGCTTCTCCCGCGTTCGCCGGAAAAATTGCAACCATTATTGGCGCGTCAAATGAGCCTTGACAGTGATATTAGTGATCTCTATTTCGGCACGGAAAACGGCGAGGTTGTTGACGGCTCCCACTGGCAGCCTCCATCTGGCTACGATCCCCGAAAGCGCCCCTGGTATCGCCAAGCGCTTTTATCCGCCGACAGGGTCTTCATTGAACCTTATATGGATTTAGTAACCAATCAATACACTATCTCCATCGCCAAGCAGGTCCGCCTTGATAACCAAGAGCTGGCCGGCGTCCTCAGCCAAGATGTGCCGCTGTCTCGCTTCTTGGAATATATTCGTCATATCCAGCCTTTTGACGGCGGCTATGCGTTTTTGCTGGATCAGCGCGGCATCATTCTGGCCCACCCTGACCCCAGTTTGCAGTCGCTGGACATCAATCAAGCGGAACCGCTGCGTTCGCTGCCGCCGCAAATGCGCAGCGACCTGCTGCGACAAAGCGAAGGCTTTCTGGAATATTCCTTCCAAAATGAAGATCGCTTAGCCTATTTCGGAAAGCTTCCCAGCACAGGCTGGACCTTGGTCATTACCTTGCCGCGCAGCTATCTTGACGAACCATTGCGCGAGCTCTTGCTGCGCTACCTCTTTTTAACGTGTTTCGCACAAATTTTAACTCTCTTTTGCATTCACCGTTTGGCGAATCAATTCATTCGCCCCTTGGAATCCCTCACTCTGCAAGCCCGCCAGGTTTCCGGCGCTGTACAGCGGCTCCAGGACCGCCTGGATGCCGGTGAAAATCCGGCCCAGCTCTCCAACTGGCTGCAGGAAACACCGCCAGAGCCTTTTGGCGAAAAAAAAGAAAAACAGAGTATGAATATTGAACAAGAGTAAAGGGAGTAGAGTGAGGGCTCGAATGAGGAAAAAACGGAACTTAGGTCAATCATAAATAGATTGATTGCCGCGTTCGCTGCGCTCCTCGCAACGACGTTAAAACATTTCGCAGCCCTCCTGTTCTCCGATTCTCCTGTTCAACCCACCCCATCGAACCCTCCCTCTACTCACTATACTCATGTTCAAAATTTGTTCAATCCCCATACCCTTCACCTAGCCCCCAGGAGAAAATTGTCCCGGAAAGCCTTGACAAACAATACATTTGCGCCGTATTATTAGTTCTAGTTACAAAAAACTGTATAGAGTAACTCTTATCAAGAGCGGCGGAGGGACTGGCCCTTTGAAACCGCGGCAACCGGCCTCCCGAGGCGTCCGGTGCTAAATCCAGCGGAATGCATGCGTTCCGGCAGATGAGGGAGAGCATTACCGCCATTACGCGTCTCTTTTCTTCTGAAAAGAGACGCTTTTGCATAATAAGAAGAGGAGGCCTACTATGTCCACGCAAAAAAGCTATGAAGAAATCAACGAGCGCATCCGCAAAGGCCAGGCGGTCGTGCTCACCGCAGAAGAAGTCAGCAAAATGGCCCAAGAGCAAGGCGTAGCCGCCGTAGCCCGCAAGGTCGATGTCGTTACCACCGGCACCTTCGGTCCCATGTGCTCCTCCGGTGCCTTCTTAAACTTCGGCCACAGCGAGCCTCCCATCCGCATGAAGCGCGTCTGGCTTAACGACGTGCCGGCTTATGCAGGTATTGCCGCCGTAGACGCTTATATCGGCGCTACGGAAGTCTCCGACAGTGACGAGCACTACGGCGGCGCCCATGTCATTGAGGAGCTCATTGCCGGTAAAAAAGTGCATCTGCGGGCTACGTCTCCCGGCACGGACTGCTATCCCCGGCGCAGCATCGACACCTGGATCTCTAAGGACGATTTAAACGAATGCTTCCTCTTTAACCCCCGCAACGCCTACCAAAATTACGGCGCCGCCACCAATACGTCCGAGCGCATTCTCTACACCTATATGGGCATGCTGCTGCCCCGCTGCGGTAATGTTACCTATTCCACCGCAGGCGAGCTCAGCCCGCTCCTCAACGATCCGTATCTGCGCACCATTGGCCTGGGCACGCGCATCTTCTTGGGCGGCGCCGAAGGCTATATCGCCTGGAACGGCACACAGCACAATCCCTCGCGTCCTCGTAACGATTGCGGCATCCCCACCGGAGGCGCAGCCACCTTGTCGCTTGTGGGAGACCTCAAAGCCATGAGCCCGGAATTCATCCGCGCCGCAGTCTTTGAAAAATACGGCATCAGCCTCTCCGTGGGCGTCGGCATTCCTATTCCGGTGCTGGACGAGGACGTCGCCAGGGCGGTCTCGGTAACTAATGCCGACATCGAGACCTCTCTTTTCGATTACAGCGTACCCTCGCGCAACCGCCCCGCTTTGGGAACCTACACCTATGCACAGCTGCGCAGCGGCAGTATCTCCTTCAAGGGCCGCAGCTTACGCACCGCGCCCATGTCCAGCCTCCCGAAAGCGCGGCAGATTGCCGGACAGCTCAAGGACTGGATTGCCGCCGGGCGTTTTGAAGTCAGCCGCCCTGTAGCGCCATTGCCGGAAACAGCGAAACTGAACAGCCTGGAAATCCGCAAGGAGGGTGAATAACATGCCGGCTACTGAACGAATTTTACTGAATTTCACCGCCGAGTCTTACGATAAAGCCATCGCCTACCATTTGGTCAAAGACTTTGAACTGAAAATCAACATTCTCCGGGCGGAAATCACCCCCGGTGAAGAAGGACACCTGCTGCTGGATCTGGTGGGAGAAGACGCCCAAATCGCCGCGGCCCTGGAATTTCTTACGTCCGAAGGCATTGAAACCACTTCGGTCCGCCGCCAGATTCGCGTAGACGCAGAACGCTGCACCCATTGCGGCGCCTGTACGGCAGTCTGCTTCTCCAAGGCGCTGATCTTAGAACAGCCTTCTTGGGAGCTGTCCTTCCGCCCGGAAAAATGCATTGCCTGCGGCCTCTGTCTGCAAGCCTGTCCTATGCGAGCCATCCGCCAGGGAATGGTCGCGCCAGCAGCGCAAGAAACGCCGGAAGCATGAGTTCCTTTGAACCGCGCTGGTACCGCAAAGAGCTGCACCGTTCCAGCCTCGCGCCATTTGCCGTGCGCTTTCGCGAAACCGATCTTTGGGTAGCCGTGCCGCCGCGTCAAAACACACCGGCCTTGCGCCAATGTTGCGAAGAAGCGGCTACCGCCCTTTGGGAAGAACTGCACGCTTATATCTTAAAAGACCCGGTATTTTTGCATTCTCTGACGCCCCATACGCCGCATTTCGGCGCACCGCCGGTAGCCCTGAAAATGGCGGCCGCTGCCGCCAAAGCCGACGTAGGCCCCATGGCTGCCGTAGCCGGTGCTTTTGCCGAAGAAGTAGCGCAGCAGTTGATGCAAAAATTTAAAGTCCAAGACATTATCGTCGAAAATGGCGGTGACATCTATCTGGCCGCTACTCAGCCTCGGCGCATCGCCATCTGGGCCGGATCTTCGCCTCTTTCGGGCAAGCTGGCCCTGGAAATAGAACCAGCCCAGTCACCGCTAAGCCTCTGCACCTCTTCGGCTACTGTCGGCCCTTCCCTTAGTCTAGGTCAAGCCGACGCCGTCACCATTCTTGCCAAAAACGGCGCTGTCGCCGATGCCTACGCCACGGCCGTCGGCAACCAAGTGCGCTCCGCCGCCGACATTGAACCCGCCCTGGCCTACGCC
Proteins encoded:
- a CDS encoding homocysteine biosynthesis protein, which gives rise to MHNKKRRPTMSTQKSYEEINERIRKGQAVVLTAEEVSKMAQEQGVAAVARKVDVVTTGTFGPMCSSGAFLNFGHSEPPIRMKRVWLNDVPAYAGIAAVDAYIGATEVSDSDEHYGGAHVIEELIAGKKVHLRATSPGTDCYPRRSIDTWISKDDLNECFLFNPRNAYQNYGAATNTSERILYTYMGMLLPRCGNVTYSTAGELSPLLNDPYLRTIGLGTRIFLGGAEGYIAWNGTQHNPSRPRNDCGIPTGGAATLSLVGDLKAMSPEFIRAAVFEKYGISLSVGVGIPIPVLDEDVARAVSVTNADIETSLFDYSVPSRNRPALGTYTYAQLRSGSISFKGRSLRTAPMSSLPKARQIAGQLKDWIAAGRFEVSRPVAPLPETAKLNSLEIRKEGE
- a CDS encoding cache domain-containing protein codes for the protein MGIRIKLTLLFSLLLTTSLVLASLVEYQFARQQLLLHLQKESNAITQAEVARLDFWLQRKAISLEQTASLLPLLPRSPEKLQPLLARQMSLDSDISDLYFGTENGEVVDGSHWQPPSGYDPRKRPWYRQALLSADRVFIEPYMDLVTNQYTISIAKQVRLDNQELAGVLSQDVPLSRFLEYIRHIQPFDGGYAFLLDQRGIILAHPDPSLQSLDINQAEPLRSLPPQMRSDLLRQSEGFLEYSFQNEDRLAYFGKLPSTGWTLVITLPRSYLDEPLRELLLRYLFLTCFAQILTLFCIHRLANQFIRPLESLTLQARQVSGAVQRLQDRLDAGENPAQLSNWLQETPPEPFGEKKEKQSMNIEQE
- a CDS encoding MgtC/SapB family protein, whose translation is MIIDDLTATLRLVLSLVLAGVIGYERSYFQKAAGLRTHILVALGSCLIMILSMNLYGGVEGKTNADPARLAAQVVSGIGFLGAGTIMKEGATIKGLTTAASLWVVACVGLAVGSGYYLGAIVTTVLSVVTLTWLYRVESHRAIGPSEAVLVIHSLDKPGQIGKVASCLSSAGLTVTDMRLEKGEKGHTTFFVAIKSPDPSVTKTALKDLSQLEGITEAQLAE
- a CDS encoding UPF0280 family protein, with amino-acid sequence MSSFEPRWYRKELHRSSLAPFAVRFRETDLWVAVPPRQNTPALRQCCEEAATALWEELHAYILKDPVFLHSLTPHTPHFGAPPVALKMAAAAAKADVGPMAAVAGAFAEEVAQQLMQKFKVQDIIVENGGDIYLAATQPRRIAIWAGSSPLSGKLALEIEPAQSPLSLCTSSATVGPSLSLGQADAVTILAKNGAVADAYATAVGNQVRSAADIEPALAYADAQEDILGCVIVIGDRIGAIGQVRLSPL
- a CDS encoding alkaline phosphatase gives rise to the protein MNDRFSCKTVFLALALSFWLPSLVWAAPVKNVIVLMTDGTGTTHTTLTRWYLGGQLLPQDPYVVGAVRTYGADSIITDSAPAASAFATGHKTDDKFISVLPPKSTIPGVEATPLARQYKPVATVLEGAKLQGKAVGLVATSNIQHASPAAFSAHWPDRSNYEEIGKQQVYLDIDVVLSGGSQYLLPQNAGGSRKDGANLYNVLKQRGYAIAATGKEMQAAKSPRLWGLFASNDLDYDMDRTTLHPEQPSLAEMTAKAIETLSQNPKGFFLFVEASKVDWASHANDPIGVISDSVAYANAIRTALDFAKKDGQTLVLCFADHSNGGLAIGSKKSDKTYDHMPYENLVAPLRRATLTAEGVATLLNGDRSAASLREYIQRYYGVDDLSDEEITRLQQAPGIRFNTVLGHLLSERSILAWTTTGHTGEDVMLYAYGPNKPSGLIENTRLATLCAESMGFNLDEVDQRLYVEATSLFAPLGASISLETNELADPTLVVRRGAKEARLPCSTDLLLYGDKTYQLDGITVYAPNTGRTYVSRQAAEILTKQGF
- the phoU gene encoding phosphate signaling complex protein PhoU → MTDQLQLTADVCQLHNMVHTALRDALTALLTLDTTLAQEVREKEKEIDRTSIRLDEACIAWLNEHPSPSEVSRAVASVKIIAELERLGDYANNIAKMVRRRFCCYDMTPFEKVLTLIRSMMEHALSMLQDIMQAYGQADAELLLVSALHEKDNIVDQLCRDIYKEIIMAAMVHPWTLEAAIDLQIVVRFIERVADRTTNIAEWLHYAACGQRFQKEASGS
- a CDS encoding PAS domain-containing sensor histidine kinase, which translates into the protein MSKDEIGQLAEAHQVMLSGITSVISRLQQVNQNLKLSEERWQLALEGSSDGLWDWDIPTGLVFLSCRAQHLLGLEQTDKLLPLRHCLQQVMPEDRKQLSLLIRRHLKGKYPLLRAEFRVATAEGPSWRLLKGDSLRTEDGCRPLRMVGSLSNIQYRKNAERQLREANEQLESKVQERTQALAQSNQQLTQTLEQLRSAQEHVLQAEKQAALGILVSGIAHELNTPLGISITASSHAQQVLQETQEFLNAPAVSRQQLQGHMELLAQSLQLLEDNLGRSADLVRRFRTVDVENSSASQWFDVKQYLYAIAHSLENELNYTPHHLSISCPDHVQLFGPPTAFSQIITNLIRNSLQHAFPNKQTGELTLEVRPAETSLELIYSDNGVGMTPEVLAKIFDPFFTTKRGQGGTGLGLYILYSLTTKSFRGSVTCQSEPGQGARFLFSFPLKEEAAPVTPLQGGS
- a CDS encoding helix-turn-helix domain-containing protein, which produces MPQKEKVSTTLKVEACKKYLAESISIADIAKALEVDGKIVRRWIFQYQSEGKSGLEPQKHNRVYPPKLKLAAVTDYLQGNDSLLDICKKYQIHSDCQLSRWLKQYNGHEEFKLRSGGSRIMSKARKTTQTNRVEIVEYCLAHDMNYGETALKYQVSYQQVYQWTKKYLEMGKMGLEDRRGHRVGTLPGRTPQEELEAEVAQLKHKNWRLQMEVDVLKKLQELERRDVLALRGKNENTKR
- a CDS encoding 4Fe-4S binding protein produces the protein MPATERILLNFTAESYDKAIAYHLVKDFELKINILRAEITPGEEGHLLLDLVGEDAQIAAALEFLTSEGIETTSVRRQIRVDAERCTHCGACTAVCFSKALILEQPSWELSFRPEKCIACGLCLQACPMRAIRQGMVAPAAQETPEA
- a CDS encoding HAD-IIA family hydrolase — translated: MMNDMERLHNLKYFALDMDGTIYLGQKLLPGALDFLQYLKDSGRKHLFLTNNSSKHKHSYVEKLQKLGINATDKEVMTSGEATALYLQAHNMKQVYLLGTPDLEDEFRQHGLTLTCDKPACVVLGFDQTLTYAKLTEACHLLREGVPFIATHPDINCPTNERSGYLPDTGAMLKLIEASTGVTPQLIIGKPHQEIINVLMSTLHCTKEETAMVGDRLYTDIQLAANSGVCGVLVLSGESTRSDVATSSAKPTFIFENVGELANALRTADAALGRTPVLA